From the Solea solea chromosome 7, fSolSol10.1, whole genome shotgun sequence genome, the window atcgcCATCCGTCAAGGAGAGATACCAGGACTCagagacttcctgttacaaatacgtcctgatCTACATCACGACAACACAGAAGTAAAAAGCATGGTGAGAGATTCCTCTGActtgtgaaaataataaactggctttaatttaaaaataaacttcattacaggtgaatcagttttgggaacacacatttcagtgtagatttgcaccacctccagcaggttgggtggaagctggaggagaattatgcactggacaggaagttatagagaatgtaGATAATGAATTAGtggatgtttcaaacctcagaccagagtataatgtgtataaggctgtgtacgctctggcgtatgctcttgatgacatgctgcagtgtgagccagggagaggacctttcagcaacaacacctgtgctcatttacaaagactggagccatggcaggtgagatatcagttaACACTCTTCATTTTATTATCATCCTATTTGAATTATTAAAGTGTAAGAACTGAATATATTAACAAATTAAAGCATCTCACTTTCCCTATACAGCAAGCAGACAGTGTATTGTAATATCAGGTAAAAGTGTAAGTATAAAATAGCCATGTGATATGACTTAAAAGGAAATTAATTTCTTAATACAAATTTATGAATAGGTTAAATATTCCTCAGCACTGGTAATAGCTGAGCCCAAAGGCATTGTTTTCAGCCAGTTATCTTTAGCAAATCCTGTCAGCACACactcaaataaatacattcctTTTTAAGTGAACATGCACATTTTATGTAAGAAACTTGTAAATCTGTTGGTCAGCTGAGGCAAACTACTGCTGGACAGGgagtaattgttgtttttgttcttgtttttccatttgtgtctgaTTCTCATATCCAAAGCTTGTgtattacttggaaaaagtcaacttcaccacaacatttggtgatcaagtgtcatttgatgagaatggtgaTGCCTTACCAATGTATGACATaatgaactgggtgtggctccctgatggaagaacgaaagttcagagagtgggtgaggttaagaggtcagccttcaaaggtgaagaactcaaactggatgaagacaaaatcttctggaactttgaatccaaacaggttacTTCTTCATTTTATAGACAACCATTTATTTCCCCTGCTTATTAGTCTCAGCCCATACTTTACCTTTGAGTCCACAGAGGTTTGCTATGGTCCATCTAATGTGAGTGATGTCATCCACCCATGTGCATAATGCCACTGACAAGCctttcatacatacagtacacactcCTACATTGTATGCCTGTGGACCAATGCTTAAGCTACATGTAACACACAATTACCATGGACTCTTGCTTGAAGTTGTGAAAGAACTTTTGGTGATACCCTCACCTGTGCAAAGTCTACAAGAACGTACAAATAGGGCTGATCTCCTGGTGAGAAACCACTGCTTTTGTCAGGTGATGTGAGATCAACTCCACATTAGTTTGAACACAGGATCTCAAAGACCCACATTTTTTGTGACTGGAATCTTTGTCATAGATGCCCAACGGAAATCCATAGCAACACTCTGTGGACACAGAACATGGAACagtatgaagaaaaataaaattgcaGATACTGATATTTCTTCACACAGCCTCCtcagtcagtgtgcagtgagagttgtcctccaggtactcgcatggccagaaagaagggggaacctgagtgttgttttgactgtgtcccttgttctgagggaaagatcagcaatacaactggtgagtgtaacgttttaaacaccacagttcagagatgttgtataaacatgtatctcatcactttccctcttttctcagactccatggagtgcactagttgtccagaagatttctggtccagcccccagcgtgatCACTGTGtccctaagaaaacagagttcctctcctactaTGAGCCTCTGGGCATatgcttgacaaccacctcactgttgggcacatttatctgtgttattgttctgggcatcttcatctaccatcacagcacacctatagttcgtgccaacaattcggagctcagttttcttctcttggtgtcactcaaattgtgtttcctctgctcgtTACTCTTCATTGGACAACCAAAATTATGGACTtgtcaactaagacatgcagcatttggcatcagctttgtgctttgtgtctcatgtatcctggtgaaaaccatggtggttcttgCTGTGTTCAGGACCTCTAAACCAGGAAGtgagtccagtctcaagtggtttggtgctgtgcagcagagagggacagttctggttctgacttctgttcaagcagcaatctgcactgtctggcttgtctctgcttcaccagtgcctcataaaaacaccaagtatcacagtgacaagatagtttttgagtgtgcagttgggtccacagttggttttgcagttttacttggttatattggtttactggctgtcctcagttgtttgttagcttttctagcaaggaatcttccagacagtttcaatgaggccaaactaatcactttcagcatgttgatcttctgtgcagtgtgggtggcctttatccctgcttacatcagctcaccaggcacatatgcagatgcagtggaggtatttgccatcctggcctccagttttggcctcttggtggcgctgtttggtccaaaatgttatataatcatgttgagaccagagagaaacacaaagaaagctgtGATGGGTCGAGGTACCACAAACTAAAATTGTGAACactgctgtctctctgtctatccTCCATATTTCAGAAGTGAGCGGTGATTATAAAATGACAATATAGGTAATAcaattgttgataaaaaataaataaataaatgtaaataaattttaactattttattttttcttatttttccaaTGTTTGGagttaatgtcattttacataACTTATTCTACTATTAGGAAATCTaacctttgttttgttattatttcacatttattcagCCATGCCATGCAATTTAAATCTGTACATATAGACCTGCTAAATGTAGCTCCATGGTGTATGATTGGTGTGTAGCTTTACTAAAAGGTTAAGTGTATCATTTCTAGTGACATCGAGAGGATAAGATGGAGATTGCAGTGAAGAAATGCTTCTTTCGTTGAACATATTGTGTTCCATGTTCAGATGGGGAGGATGTTCTCACCCACCTGAGCACAGTGGTGGAACAAACCAAATGGTGAGGACTTTATGATGTTTCACGTTGAAGTGGTTCACGTTGAAGTGGTTCACGTTTTGTGCTTTTGAACCATGAAATACAAACACTGCCCTGTATTCTAGTtacaaatataaaaagataaataacatTTAGATAAGCATTTGAAATTACCTGCTAAGCAGAAAACAGCGTCAATTTGTAATCCTTTGTCTCTCATCAGTGATGTTTACCCTGTCAGTCACAAACACCTTTTTTGGTGTCATGTTGGTGCTCTTTCTTCAGcaacacaataaatatgatCCCCCATCctcaaaaaaggtaaaaaaaaatcctgaatccAACTTCTCTCTGCaatctctctccatctcacaTTAAGTTGCACCTCTGTCACATGACTTGGTTTCTTCTTTGTCAATGGAGTCAGAACCTTCACTGCACTAAAGCACAATGCTTGTATGGTTTGTCCAGCCCAGGTCCCTGTAGAAATATGGCATATTGCAAGTTCAGAGTAGCAGCCCGTGACTAAATTATTATAAAGTGCTTATTCTAAGCTGAcggaaataatgaaataaagatCATATGCTGATTATACAACATTGGTATCATTTGCATGAATAGTAAATTTAGTTTTAGCTAATGTAgcgccaaaaaaacaacacactatgACATGAATAGAGTCTGGTGAAAAATGAAACTTAAGAGCACACTCTCAGGTAGACATGACTCTGTCTCACAGTTTGGCAACTTTATTTTCCGGTTctaaatctgttttgttttatgacaaGCCATACACAGCCATACGCAGTAAAGCTGCTTGTGGTGTGCTTGACTGGGAGCCTTGAAACTTTTGATCAGACTAACAGattagtgcttgctcattgtgtgaactgttggggttctctgctctctttgatgttgtctatgtacagtgccctgagataatgtatgttatgatttggcgctatacaaataaaattgaattgaattgaattgaattgaatagatTGTTGAAATCGTTGCTTCAATAAAAGCAACAAGTGTCTATGAgtgaaatatattaaaatgtcttacaacatttacaaataAGTTTCTGGCAGTACTTGCAGTAGCTTACAACACTCACACAAGCACAGTATTCACATGTGTAGTTACTGTAGTACTGTAATCATATATGCCTGTGTGAGCAATCTTATAGGAGTGTGAAGTGACTGTTTGACAGTAAAACATTGGACATAATGATAAATATCTTTAAGGTTGTCCACCTCACAACAACAGTAAGcaataacataaatataatCTCAAATACAAATGAGTTAGACAAACTAAGATGGTCCTTTATTAGTCCttcagtggggaaatttacattgtgtaAACCCAGGTCCTTTAATTTTCCCCACATTGATCTGGAGGTGGTCCTGCAGGCACCTATCCACAAAGTTCTATTAGTTAGTTCTAGTTTTATTAGTGTTATGACGTGTGGTGCATTTCAAATAACACTCTCACACGGTAAGCGTAGATTTTGTACAATCCCCCGTGTACTTCCTGTTCGTCACCCAGTCCCTTCCGGGTCATGCAGTTCCTATATCTGCACATAACACACATAGTTCCCTAATACATACGTTTGTGGACTGTTCGCTGACTAACTCTGTCCTCAGTGCATCAGAAAGAACAGGTCATCCAACAGACTCTGTAGATGCTACAAGTATCCAGTTAATGACCTGCAGTCTGATGTGGAGGCAGGGGTGCCCaaccttttttaaatcaatatctATTTTAAAAGTTTCTAGTCTGTTGAGATTTACTAGTTCACATAGTCATCCATAGTACTTATAGCCTATCAATGACATATTTACAATGCACTTAAGAAACCGTCACATccagatataataaaataaaatgtatgacaATTTATGCATTTTCCAACACTAGCAATGCCGGCTAGTTAGCTGCTGCTTTTCAGGTTGTCTTCTCTTTTCGCTGATTGTTTTGTCCCGCTCCATTTTTGCAATAGTTCTCTCTGTTTCATCCATCAAAACACAGTTATGTGTTCTGATGGATAACACACAGTTAtatgttttgtgtatgtgttatgGATGTTCTACAAAACATTCTGGTCTATACTAGCACCAACAttctataaaatgataataaaaatcaaggaaagtaacactctccccacacataaatacagcacatatctGTCTCCACCTCAATCCTGAGAAAGATCCGTCACTCCCATCCAGCTCTCGCCTCATCCCACTCATAAATGCAGATCTTAAAATCATCTGCAAAGCCTTAGCAAGGAGACTGGAAAAAATCACCCCTTCATAATCCACCCAGATCAGACAGGATTCATTAAGGATCGACATTAACCTAATAATACACGCAGATTAGTAAATATAATAGACTACTGCACAATCAGTACATTTAGAGCAGCAGTGGTTTCACTAAACTGGAAATTCCTACTTGCCACAATGGAAAAATTTGGATTCGGAGAAACTTCATCTCCTGGATCAGAATTTTATACAGTTCACCCAGTGCCTCTGTCAgaacaaatgatcaaacttcTCCAAGCTTCACTGTCCAGAGAGGCACCAGACAAGGCTGTCCACTCTCTCCATCACCATTTGCCATCTTTATTGAACCACTCGCAGCGGCTATtcgcacaaacaaaaatggtggGCAAGAGACACGTCGACGGCTCCACTGTCTGCCAGCAGTGGGGCGCCCATTTTTAACTGCACATTCGATACCAACATACCTCAtgtcacacaccacacaccCCCCGGCCGTGTTGGGACTGGCGATCtgggtgggggcagcagtggtggcTGGGGAGCGTCGCTGGACTTGGGGGATCTGGTCCCCTGCGCTCGGTGTGGGGGGTGTCCGGGAGGCATGGCTGGACCTCTACCTCGGGAATCTGCCCTGGACCGGCTCGGGGTCTGCCTCTCTTCCGTCTCTGGGGGCCTTCTTGGCTGGTGGCCCTACGTGGGCCTCCGCCTGTCCCTCCCTGCACGGGGGGGCATGCGGTCGACTTCTGGGGGGCGGTGGGGGTGACTGTGGTGGGTTTCTGGCCGTACCTCCTCGGTGGGCGGTCTGGGGGGGCTCTTCTCCCCCCGGTGGTGGGCTGGCCCTGCCCTCGGGCGATGGCGGGCTCTGAATGCGGGGACCCACAAACGTGCAGGTAGATGTAAAATCACAGTCTGTGTCACAGAGCTTGTATTTTGGGCTGTTACTGCTGTGCATTTCAGCCTAAGTTAGAATTGAAATAGAGCCACAGTGTGCTACACAGCCCTGTGAAAATGGTGTACCTCGCTGTTACATTCATGTGTTTCagcttgagttaagtttaagACATTTCCCCCCCAACTGTCCCACTTTGCATTTCAGTTGATGTAGTTTTGTTTGCAACAATTGTTTCTTAAACTCTGCTGCTACATTTCTAAAGCCAGATGTAGCTGCTTCAAAGAAAGCTTCTTTCCATGTGGTAGACATCCATATTGTTGTTAGCCCAAGGTAGTGACACAACACAGTGTTGCTCAGGTTAAAACAATAActaattgatttgtttgttgtattcAACTCCTTCTTTTCTAGACCTAAAAATGGAGAATCCCTGTGTGGAACTGGTAATTTGTTCTCTTGCACATAGCCTGCAAGGAGGAAATAAACTCTGTTAACTATGTTTGATACAAGTAATCCTAACTATCATTGTTGGAATGCCTGCTGCTGAATTTCACCAGACAGGCCAGCCGTTcacttcagaatcagaatcagaatcagaagagctttattgccaagtacgatttgcacatacaaggctGCTGTGTGCAGCAAGTGTATGTTCACTTCAGAGCAACGTAGCTGCAGAGAAAGAATTTGAGTCTCTAAGAGCGCAGAATGCTTGCCTCCTCCGAGAGGTAAACAAGGTCAATAAGAAAGTTGTGTGCTATTTAGTAGAAAAATTGTTAAAGCTTTGATCAGAGCTTTTCTCTACAGCAGTGTTGTCAGCAAATGTGACTCTGGTTATTCTGACTCACAGTCTCCATGCAGTGAGCATTTAACTCCACCACTCTGGAGCTGTGAAAGGTTTCCAAATGAGCTTAACTCTTTGGGAACAAAATTAAATAGATCTGACATTTCTGATATAGGTAGTTTAGCCTCTAGTAGAATTTCTACTTAGGACTCTTTTcattcacacatgcatgacACTGCTTTCCATGCTCACCTCCATGGAGAGGGGGTTAGGTCAGTTCAGGACTATTCCTTACCCTTTTCAGACTCCTCTGCAGTATCATGGTGATAAGAGCCATGCAGGCTTCACCTACCCCCCAGAGAGAACAGCAGGAGCACATGAAAGACTTGCTCAGACCTGACAATGTATTGGTTTTAAGATACTGGAATCTCTTGCAAATGACATTGATCATTTTGATCCAGACAACTGTGATGACAACATTAACAATTATTTTAGTGAGATAGACCAACGTCTTATTGACCTTCCCTATGAAACTGAAAGGGAGAAGATTAATCTTGTGGAGAAGACCAGCTCTAACGCTGTCCACAGGTTTATATAAGTGTTGATGAGATTACTTCCATAGTTTCAGCCTTTCAAGTTAAACATACCCATCACGAACACCAAAGAAATGCCCCAGGCTTGGAAGAAAACCCAAATTTTACAGTGACAGTGGGTACCTTGTTCAGGGGTACCTCAGCCCTTGTGGCCTGGTGGGGACCTGAACCAGCAATCCTCCAGTttcaagccaagttccctttccacttggccacaggttGCTGAATGTAATGAGCTGAAATAGATTTTCAAATTGTAAGTAAATATGTCagatttattttgataattggaAGTCCATTATGAATTAAATTTACTTAAAAACTTGTAGTAAATGTAGCACATTCGTTTTGTTAAATGATAGGTTTTTTTTAGTTACATCTACCAAGTATTTTAATTATAGCTACTCATTTTTTCAAGTAGTTTTGACCAAGGATTACTATTGCATTGACTTAGGTTTTTAGTTATATCTActcaattttaaatgtaatggtACTGAATGAAGTTATTCAGATCTACATAAATTTTGCACTGACATTTACTCATTTCAAACGGTatatttaattgattatttgattGATTATTTAATTGAAGTTTTGTATTAatcaatataaaaatgtttcactAAAATTACTGAGTGGAGTATAGTTAAAGTTtttaggtgaatgctatgattcatattctaaaacactttggttggactttgGCTTTGGTGATTATGGAGTCCatgctgcccgatcctttcactctgatctgggtcctgctggtggaggttgtctggcttataCAGAGAGTTTGCCCTGGGGTTACAATCCTGCTGAATTGAGGAGGGTAGTGGATGTTGTGAAGAAATCTACAGCCCAAGTGGTGAttgaggagaaataccaggactcggagacttcctgttacaaatacgtcctgatctacatcacaacaacacagaaggAAACAGCAGGGTGAGAATTTCCTGCTGACAGGTTATTTGTGAGTATTATATACTGGCTTTAATACACACAATAATTATCtttcaggtgaatcagttttgggaaaacacatttcagtgtagttTTGCACCaactccagcaggttgggtggaagctggaggagaattatgcactggacaggaagttatagagaatgtggagaatgaattagtggatgtttcaaacctcagaccagagtataatgtgtataaggctgtgtacgctctggcgtatgctcttgatgacatgctgcagtgtgagccagggagaggacctttcagcaacaacacctgtgctcatttacaaagactggagccatggcaggtgagaaaTCAGTTTACACTCAGCTATTCTTTTAAATAACCGACAAAATAGAAGTCATTTCCATCTGCACCCTTGTTTTATGTTCCTTTTAAGTCAACATGCACATGTTATATGAGAAAAGTGTGAATCTGTTTGTCAGCCCAGGGAAacaaaggtgaagaactcacactggatgaagacaaaatcttctggaactttgaatccaaacaggtaacTTCTTAGTTTTGTTTAGTATGCGGCATCTCCTCTGTTCATTTTTGTCAAGTCTGAAGCATGGCAAGGTATTCTCCCTTCCACGCCTTCCATAATAATTGCAAGATACTGAGACTGCTTTGAATATTTTTGTGGAGCTCAAAATGACCAGAACATGCTGATAGAGGATTTGACTTTTAATTCTCTCCCACAAACCACCCATGTGTGATGTTGACATTCATCACACATGGGTGGTTTGTGGTAAAACTGCAATGTGCAGGCTTTCTCTTGTAGGAAGTTGGTCAATGTAGCATCACTGTGGGCAGTGCTCAACTCACTGAAGCACCAACAAATTGTTGCTCCTGTCTGAATGTAGAAATGCAGATTGagaaaaatgtttgtaattGCATGTGGACATGGATTCCAAAAGTTCAATGTTGACAACTCTTGTTGACATGCAAGTGAAAGGCATGACCCACCATTTGCTGTCTGCACTGATTCCTCTTGTGAGATGTGTTTTCACATCAAGACCAACATTGGTGAAGGGTGGTATTAGTGAGAGCCTGTCCACCACAGAGTGGTTTACTGTTGTCTTTTAGATCTGTAAGTGACACATTTGTAGATAATCACTCTCATTTCGCCTTCTGTGATCTGGCGGCCCAGATGAGCTACTTTCTCATGGTAGTATCTGAGCAGGAGAGAAGCAATGTGATGAGTGCGGGGAATGATTAGTTGgtgcttttcttcatttgtgagaGGTGCCATCATCAAACACTTGCCAACCCTGAGCATTCTGTCTTTATCTTTGTGAGGGGACTTTGTTTTAGCAATGTTTGCTTCAGATGAAAGCATATTCTTCTTTGAATAGCTCATGCTGCACAGAGCAAATAATCACTGCCATAGCTCTGAGAAGGCCTGTTGTGGTGTTTGACTCACTGTAGCACTTCCACAGCATCTGCTTTGATTTGAGATCTTTTTGAAGGATGCTGCAACTCAAATCAGGGATGCTAAAGTGCAGCACAGGATCATCCATTAAGAAAATCTAAAAGATGCACAGCTTTCTTCCTTGAGCAGCAGACTCTGACAATGGAACATAGCATCTTGCTATCTAAATTTATGATTTTAGAGTTATTTTAACAAATCCTTCCACTTATTCCATTCTCAGTTCACAGAGAAAAGCTTTTCCTTTACAAACATTTGACAGTGTCTAAGACACCTCTTTGAGTGTATTGCTTTTCCTCTTAGGAAACCTGCTTTGTGAAACTAAGTCTTTCATATCCTTGGCCTGCTCATCAGCTGTAAAGGCTTCCCTTCCTTTGTGAGTGTTGGATGCTATCATATGTAATAGCGGTTTAGACTCTGACGCAAGTCCATGATCGACATCCATACGGATGCCACCAAGTAGCAAAGACATTCCATAATATTCAGCACTTGCTGCTTGAATTTGATCCTTGCTGGGGTTATTATCTTCTTAACATAGCATTCTGAGGTAGTCTCTGTGGTACACTTGTgccacaataaaacaataaaacatttgctGTATGTCTGCTGCAAATGCTACAGAATGTTTTCTGCGATGGGGGATGACCCCTAAAATAGTCTTGTTTGAATTGGGGCTACCGAGTAGCAAagacttttcattattttcagcaTATGACTTGAGCATCAGTCTCAGCTGATCAGATTTATGGGGATAACATACACTAAATGATGGTCAGTACCAGTGTGCTTTATCTTTCTCAGTGGGGGGGTAGGCTCTGAATCTTCAATGTGAAGCATTGTTTGTATGAACTCAATGCACTGTCTCTTCATGTCGGGTGTGAGACAATGAATATGGTTCATAGTTTGGTTTCTGTTACATGGAAGGTGCTGTCTGGGGGAGCTTAACAGTAATGGTGCCACCCAGTTGTTAAAGATATAGGGCAACAGGGATGAATTGACATTTGACCAGGACTTTGTTTGGACATGGGCAAATGTACAACCACTGCTGAGTACaagcattttaaacacattgacACTCATTGGTTTGCAAGCTGTTTCCAGGCAGACTTCACCCACTATGATCCACACAAGGTCCAGCTGCTTTATGTAGTTATGTACAAGTATCACCATCCACAGGGCTGAACAGACATGCAACAGAAAATCCAACATTCAGAACATGGAAACGTATGAAGGGGCCCTCATAAGGGACAATAAcagactgatttttttccacacagcctcctcggttagtgtgcagtgagagttgtcctccaggtacccgcatggccagaaagaagggggaaactgagtgttgttttgactgtgtcccgtgttctgagggaaagatcagcaatacaactggtgagtgtgaagctttaaacaccacagttcagagatgttgtataaacatgtatctcatcactttccctcttttcttagactccatggagtgcaccagttgtccagaagatttgtGGTCCAGTCCCCAGCGTgcccactgtgttcctaagaaaacagagttcctcacCTAACATGAGCCTCTGGGTCAGCCCCGGCGTCAGGGGGTCAATTAGGGGGGCAATGCCCCCCCGCCCGTGCCTCCTTGCCCCCCCATTGGCTGTCAGAGgggtaatgatttttttttttcctgctgatttttttgttttgttgggaGGAGTCataatttgttttgtgtgtcacatTGTATTAATTCATATTCAGTTAACTGAAATCAgtaaaatttaaaatacaaaataaatattttaatatacGTCTCGGCTTGTGTCATGTGATGCGTGCGCGCTGCCGCAAGTGACGCGCCGACGTCTGTTTACGTTAGGAAACGGATATCACGAAAAAAGGaatatcacaaacaaacaatggacATAAGGAAATTCTTCCGATCGCCGCCATcacaaactaaaattaaaacTGCACAAGCGACAGCTGAGCAGGAGGACCGTATCCCCGCGGCggagaaggagctggaggaggcaaCTGCTAGTGAGCAGCCGCAGCTAGCTAGCGGTAGCAACACCGCGGAGCCGGAGCGCGACGATTATAGCGCCAATCCCAGCTGCAGCGGGCTCTCCCAAACACGAGGCCATGGTCACAGTGGTCCT encodes:
- the LOC131462830 gene encoding extracellular calcium-sensing receptor-like, translated to MNQSKVMRAFLDNNLLSLMLYSCFSSAVSSTLYSSPCQLQGQFNLNGMHKTGNVILGGLFAINSFSTDADVTFTSEPQLPTCYSFDVLEFRVSQTMAFAIDEINKNSNLLPNVTLGYSLYDNCLQVGIGFRAALTLVSGQEEQVTLEENCVGTPPVLGIVGDTTSSNSIAISTVLGLYKVPLVSYFATCSCLSDRQKFPSFFRTIPSDAFQVNAMIHILKHFGWTWAGLLISDDDYGFHAARSFHSDLGPAGGGCLAYTEILPWGDDPAELRRIVDVMRKSTARVVIVFAHKGHMINLMEEVVRHNVTGLQWIASEAWTSVDVLQTPHLMPYLGGTLGIAIRQGEIPGLRDFLLQIRPDLHHDNTEVKSMVNQFWEHTFQCRFAPPPAGWVEAGGELCTGQEVIENVDNELVDVSNLRPEYNVYKAVYALAYALDDMLQCEPGRGPFSNNTCAHLQRLEPWQLVYYLEKVNFTTTFGDQVSFDENGDALPMYDIMNWVWLPDGRTKVQRVGEVKRSAFKGEELKLDEDKIFWNFESKQPPQSVCSESCPPGTRMARKKGEPECCFDCVPCSEGKISNTTDSMECTSCPEDFWSSPQRDHCVPKKTEFLSYYEPLGICLTTTSLLGTFICVIVLGIFIYHHSTPIVRANNSELSFLLLVSLKLCFLCSLLFIGQPKLWTCQLRHAAFGISFVLCVSCILVKTMVVLAVFRTSKPGSESSLKWFGAVQQRGTVLVLTSVQAAICTVWLVSASPVPHKNTKYHSDKIVFECAVGSTVGFAVLLGYIGLLAVLSCLLAFLARNLPDSFNEAKLITFSMLIFCAVWVAFIPAYISSPGTYADAVEVFAILASSFGLLVALFGPKCYIIMLRPERNTKKAVMGRGTTN